A genomic stretch from Mastacembelus armatus chromosome 7, fMasArm1.2, whole genome shotgun sequence includes:
- the birc5b gene encoding baculoviral IAP repeat-containing protein 5b: protein MAAIDALSARFFSYDKMYSHDMREQSFAEWPFREECNCTPEKMAKAGFVHCPSENEPDVACCFFCLLELEGWEPDDDPWAEHIKRSPNCGFLTMKKDFPELTVNEFFHIEKERLKVYVRKICHKKMAYLRDEIDQTLENLKSMLVSM, encoded by the exons ATGGCCGCTATCGACGCGCTGAGCGCCAGGTTCTTCTCTTATGACAAGATGTACAGTCATGACATGCGCGAACAAAGTTTTGCTGAGTGGCCGTTTAGGGAGGAATGCAACTGCACACCTGAGAAG ATGGCCAAGGCTGGGTTTGTCCACTGCCCCAGTGAGAATGAGCCTGATGTTGCCTGCTGCTTCTTCTGTCTGCTGGAGCTGGAAGGCTGGGAGCCCGACGACGACCCCTG GGCTGAACACATCAAACGCTCCCCTAACTGTGGCTTTCTAACCATGAAGAAAGACTTCCCTGAGCTCACCGTGAATGAATTCTTTCACATAGAAAAGGAGCGGCTGAAGGTCTACGTT AGAAAGATTTGTCATAAGAAGATGGCATACTTGCGGGATGAAATAGACCAAACCCTTGAGAACCTTAAATCTATGTTGGTCTCCATGTGA